From the Pseudomonas sp. VD-NE ins genome, the window GCGGCAACCATTTCAGACAGGAAGGCTTCGGATTCTTTGTCGCCGTGCAGAATATTGCGCTCGCCGCCTTCTTCGTAATTGAGCACGAACGACAGGGCGATGCGGGCATTGCCCGGCCAGTGTGGGTGAGGAGGGTTACTGCCGTAACCGATCAGGTCGCGTGGGTAGTCAGCGCTCACTGCAGTCTTCCTTCTTGTTCGTTGACAGATTTGTGTGGCGGCCTGGCAGGCTGGCGTCACAGCGATGGGCTGATTGTATACAACTTTATTCGCAATTTGTAAGCCTGAATTTTCGCATTTTTCACCGACTGTCATCTTTTGCTGCTATTGGCGTAAGCCTGCAAGAAACCTGCCTGACCAGTCAGCTAATGGATAGGAGGTTCAATGAATAGGCGTGTTGCTGGCAGAACACGAGGAACCCCCCGAATGGCGGGGGTGATGTGAAAAATGTCGTTTTTATTGTGTACAATTTTTTTGAAAAGTGTCTTAATCAGTCGCTCGCCGCAACTTTTCGTGCTCCGAATCGGTGCGGTCTCCTTTTCAACTGACTTCGGGAGGCGCGAAGTCTGACTGCTCCTTGCAGGCAGGCGCGCAGAATCAATGGGACGTTTGACAACACACGTTTTGGACGCTGCACACGGTTGCCCGGGCAGTTCGATCAAGGTCGAGCTGTACCGCGTTGAAGGTTCGCAACTGGAATTGGTCGCCAGTGCTGTAACCAACAGCGATGGCCGGGTCGATGCGCCGCTGCTGCAGGGCGATGACTATCGTACCGGCGTTTATCAGGTTCAGTTCCATGCGGGCGATTACTACCGCGCCCGTGGCGTTCAGTTGCCGGAGCCGGCATTCCTCGACGTGGTTGTGCTGCGCTTCGGCATCTCCGCCGAACAGGATCACTACCATGTGCCATTGCTGATTTCGCCGTACAGCTATTCCACGTACCGGGGCAGCTGACCCCCAAGCAGCTGCCCCCACCGGGAAGCGACTGCGCATATAGCTTCTTTGGTCTTTCGCCCGCTCACACTGCGGGCTTTTTTATGCCTGCATTTTTGTCGATCTGCCCGCGTACGCTCCGGAGAGCATTGGAGCGCGTTGCTGTGCGGGGCGGGTAATCGTTGATTGACAGCTCGTTCAGCTGTGTCGAGTGACGATAAGGTTGGGTTCGTGAGTCAGCAGAGGTTCGTTGGTGCCCAGCAAAAAAATGATTCTGTTCGTGCGCAAATGCTCTCTGAGGTTTTCTTTGACGTCGGTGTCCATTCTGTTTTGGGGGGACTTTTTGTTGCCGGATATTATTTTTTCGAGCCAGGTAATCGGATTAAAGAGACGCACAACGTAGTTTGGAACCTTGTCCATGAACATGATGAAAACATGGTCGACACCCGTCCGGCTGATCAACAGGGCATTGCCCTGGATGACGCCAAAATTATGGAGAATCTGGTAGCCGTTTGCGCCAAGAAGATCTTTGAAAAGTATTCGCGTGGTTTGCCGATGACTTTGATATTGCGAGCCGGATAACAGATTCGGATTGAAGTCGATTCTTTGTAGACCTTCAGCGGACGGTAACGGCATAGGCCTATTGCCGTTTGCGTCGGTCGGCAGTGGCGAAAGGAGCATCAGCGGGTCGATCAAGTCCTGACGAATGTGTCTGTTATCGCCCCCGAAGCGATTCTCCCAGTACTTCATTGTCTCGAACAATGCATTGATTCCGGGCCCTGTCATTTCATCGGAGTCATTGGCCCGATTGAACATCTCCCGTGCAACCTTGTTTGCGGAGTGAGCAGAAAGGTAGGAGAACTCATTGCTGACAATTTGCGTCAGGCTTTTTGCAAATGGCAAACCCTCCACAATTCTCCATGTATCACTGCCGAGCCCCGTCCTCCTGTCCGCCAGCTTCATCACCCGCCTGGGTTGTAACTCAGGCGTGGTCAGCAGCATTTGTTCAAATGCATCGAAACGAGTGGCAGAAAACTGTGGAGGCTTGATGAAGACAAGCGCCTCAGTAGCGTGGCCTGGCTGATCCAGTATCGCAAAGTGCCTGCCGTCGATTTCGATGGAGTCGCCGACTAACGGTTGGGTCGTGCTGCCCCAGCTGTTCCAGAGTTCACTGGTGGGCATGGGATCAAGAGGGTCGCTGTCTCCTTGCAGTCGAGGGTGTTTACTTGGGCCCGGGCCGAACTCTTCTGGCTGAGTGAGGGCGCGAGAACTGCCGGGCTGCGGATCTTGTTGCGTATCGGCAATGGCCGGCAACTTGCGGCGCCAGAGGAAGTGTCCCGGAATCTGCTCGAACGTGATATCCGGCACAATATTCGTTGATGAAGAAGCCAGTTTGTATGCGCCTTCCTTCTTGCTAACCTGGACGGTTCCTTCGGCGATATCGATATACATACTCCTGCGCGGCCCGGGGCGGATACCGTCCGGGAAATCCTTTGCGGCAGGGAGAAGGGTTGCCAGATTCGCGTCGAGGAGAAACATCGCTAGTGACGTTTCGGCAGACTGTTGGTGCACTGGCAGATTACTCTGCCTGGACTGAGCCATGTACCACGGTGCCTCGATTCGCCAACGTGGCTGGCCGTCGATTTTTTTCAGAATCGGCGGCGTCACACCCTGTGCCTCGGGCCAGGGAATCTGGTAATCACCGGCGGCGTTGAGTTTCACCCGGTAATGAACGCCTTCTTCCAGGTGGGCATACGTCTGACCGTCCAGGTGCACGAAAAACCCGTCGACAGATTCGTGCGGCTGCAGCAGATGGATCTCTGATTCCGGCAGGGCAATGTCGGCCAGTCTGGCATTGGTTTCGGTGATCACCGAGAGCGTTATGTCACTCACCACAACACCTGGGTAGCCAGTGACTTCGCTGCCAGACGAATGGGGAGTGAAGGTGCCCGGCAGTTGATGAGTACCCGGCGCAAAAGCGCCGGAGCTGCCGGGAATGGGTACGCTGCGATTGCCAGTGTTGGTAGTGTTGATGTTTGGGGTATCAGGCGACGCAGAGTGACCCGTGGGCTTTGGGGTTTTGATCATTGAAGTGTCTCGAAGCGATTCATGTTTTCGTGCTCACTGCCCTGTTCGATCATTGGTCTTTGAAAATGAACAGAGGGGTTTGGCGGCGTCTTGCGCGCCGGGGGAAATGCTGTGGTTGCCTGGCTTTCACTCGGAAGTCGGGGGGGCTGTGCTTGCGATACTTGGGCGAATATCGGGCGCAGAGATTCCGGATGGTGTATTCAACCTTCCCTGACAATGAACAGGGTGAAGCTATCGGGGGAAACCTGTTGTTTACCCCCTGCCAGATGGACTGTCATGCCTGGGGTGAGCATGTGCATCCAGCGCGACTTCGCGATCTTTGCCCTGAATACCGGATCGCGCAGTTGCGGAGTGAGTTCGAAAGGACGTTCCAGGCTGACGCTTTCATCGTGGACGGGCAGCCTCAGTACAAAAACAGTGTCCATGTTCGACCGTTGAAACAGCAAAGCGTCCTCGCTGAGCATCCTGTTGTCACGATCAACGTGATAGCCGTAGTCCTCCAGAATATCGGCGAATATGTTGCGCAAGCTGAATTCCGGGCCATTTAGCCCATAGAGCCCTTTTTCGAGTTTGTGAATATCAAAATCAATCCGCAGGAACTCGGGAGAGCGGGGCGAAGGAAGCGATATCGTGCGTCCGGACAGATCCACATACAGTCGTGATGCCAACTCGGGCAGTAACATCAAGGGGTCGGCGAGGCGAGGTGGAACAGAACGGGGCACGGTTCTGTTCGCCCAGGCATGAAGGGTTTCATTCAGCCTCCACAGGCCCTCTCCCGTCACAGTGGGCACTAATTCATTGGCCCAATTGAAGGCGGCGCGCGCCAGTTGGGTCAAGGTTTTATCACTCATGTATGGAAAGCAACTCGCTACTTTTTCAACCAGCGTCTGTTGGTATTGAAGCGTCTGGGAAATCTTCCAGTCCCCATGGCTCCTTTCTGCCAGCCGGGGTTGCCGATTGGGGGCGCTACGCAACATATGCTCGAATGCCTCATAGCTACCCGGAACAAAATCCGGATGTTTCAAGTAGACGTGGGTGGTACTGCTGTTCAAGGCTTGCGGAACGATTGCATAGTAAAGATCCGCGATTTCAATAGCGTCATCTCGCGGTGGTTTCATGTAAGACCCCCAACCCAGCCACTCGACGTCAATCATAAAGCCCGGTTTCTTTTGCCAGCGGTTAGTTCCGGGTATGCGCTCAACGGGAATGCCGTAAGTCATGCTCGGGGTAGAAATCCTGTAGCCATAGCGGCCATCCTTGCGCGCCAGGAAGGTGCCTTCCAGCAAGTCGATATAGGGTCTTCTCCGATTGTCGTAACGAATGCCGTCCAGGGAATAAGGCGCGTCTGAAAGCGCAGCCAACTGCTGCGGTGAAAGCGCTTCAGGCCACGACGCATTCACGTTGCCAACCTGACCGGTCATTTCGTGCTTTTGTACAGTCAAGAGGCGGGAGAGGTCGAATTGTGGGAGCGGCTGTGTGTGCAGGTCAGAAGCCGGATGGGCGACCGAAAAATGCGAGTCGGCGCTGTTGGCAGGACTACGCGCAGAGAACCCTGGAACCGGTTCGCGGCCTGATGTTGGCGTGGGTTTGACTGTACCGGCCGCTGCAGTTTTTGTTGAGGTCTTTACCATGATTGTAATCCGTTAGAGAGATTGGCCTGACAATGCTCCCCGATAGGATGTTCTTGAGTGCGGTATATATATATATATATATCTTGAAAGCAGCGAGTTGGTTGCGTTTCAGAAAACTGCTGAAACGCAACGGTCAACGTTCTGCTTACAATTATTCGTCCGATAGTTCAGCGTTTGGCACATTAGCGAACTGATGTTTACAGCGACCCGCAACATGCAGATCGGAATAGCTGACTTCTCGGGAATTTCCTGCTTCAGCAAGCATCCATTTACGATCTTGCAGGCTGTACCTTAACGTTCCCCTGCTACCGTTTTTCATGAAGGCATTTCTTGCCCGCAATTGCAGGCGCGCGAAGGGTACGAGTTCCTCGGGCAGTTGCGATCCCGTGAGGGGCTCAAAGTATCTTGCATCCAGGCTATCGATACGAACGCTCTCAAAGGTCAGATCAACGGTGTGTACAACGCCTTTCGGTCCAATCACGAAGATCTGATCAACAAGATCTTCCGGGCCGTAATCCGGCAGGTGAATGGTGACGGTTCCAATGTGCAGTTGGTTGTCTTTTAATATGACTTTGAATTTTCCGATTTTCGTCGCGTCCAGCTCCCAGGTAGAGGAATTATTCAACCTGATCGCAGCACTTTGCAGGCCGCCGGGCGTGGAGATACGCAAAACCCGGTGTTCTCGTAAATGCACAAGATAAGTTGCCCCTGCGCCTTCGATGTTGTCGATGGCGACCAAGGCGTCCACGGATTTCAAGTTCACGCACGATGGAACATGATCAAGTTTGAACGCGCTTGATTCCGGAAGCTCGAAAGTTGCCTTGTGGTGCATACGCAGAGGAAAACGCAGGTCGTGACTGGTGAGGGTGCTCGCGCTATTGCTGTGTTTGTAATGTGCTGGTGGCTTGGCATACTCGCTTTCAAGGATAAGGGTATGCGACTTCTTGTCCCTGAAAACCAGCATGTAGCCATGGGTGCACGTATTGTCCATGATTTCCGGGAGGGCCAGCTCAAGCGTGGTCTCCAGACATTGTCCATACCCGACAATATGTAAAAGATGCTCGCCAAAGTAGAAAAGAAAGTCACAGGAAATGTTGATTCTGCCTTCTTTTGCGAACTTGTTGGTTTCGGATGATGGGGTGGTGGCAAAGGCTACGTGCGCGCTCGTCAGTTCATGACTGTCGAAGTCGAGGAAAATGCGCGTGCCATAGAACGAATCCGGGTCACTGCCTGTGATGAACTGGGTATGTTTATTGTGTCGTTGAACATAGTAGTTGGTGTTCTGCAGGGTGGGGACCTTGCATACGGACTCGTGAAGAAACACGGTTCTCTCCGGATAACCGTCTTTGAGGCTTTCAGCTGTTATTTCGGTATCGCCTTCGAGTTCTATTGTTTCGGGCAGGTCGGGCCTTAAATGGTAACCGTCGCGGGTGACAAAGGTCAGTTTGTTGTTGATCAGTTGTCGCTGGCCATCGACTTTCTTATACACGTCTTCTATGTAGAGGGTGCTTCTACGGCCGTAGTGAAAGTCAAACTCCAACGTCAGGGCCAGGGCGTTGCGTATTATTTTCCAGCCCAAGATATGATCGCGGCGCCAGCCCAGGGATATTTGACTTTCGTCAATACCGTCTTCTGTAATACAGACCCAGCCTTCGGGTAAAGCGACGTGATAAAAGTCTTTTCCTGGTCCGCCGAATGCTTTTGTACAGTCTTTCAGTAGATAAATAGTGTCGTCACCCGCGCCGGCATTGATCGTGTCACGCCCCCTTGACATGATGATGTTGGAGTCAGCCGTGCCTGTGACGATAGTCGAGCCGCCCGACAGCGTGTAAACATTCTCGATACTTTCCAATTCAGTCTTGTGGATGTATTTCTTGTCGCTGTACGACTTTTTCGTAGACAGGATTTCAACTGTTCCGGCTGCCAGATCGATGCTGTATTTGCGGTTTTCGGCGGGATAAATCTGCTTGCCATCCATTACCAGGGTATCACTGCCGTCACCTCCCTTGAGCGTGGAAATTCCACTCTCCAGGTAGTATTCCTGAATCAGCCCCGCCGCATATTGGGCAACGAACTTGTCATCCTTGTCGCCTCCGCTGAGGATTTTCGTTCCCCTGCCTGAATAAAACGTGTTGGGTTTTTTCCTGACCCCGACAATCGAATCGTTCCCGTCGCCGATCATCCATATCACGCCTTTGTTTTCACCCGGGATGCCGAGCACGGCACCCGGCGTCTGCGCAGTAACGCCTTCTCCAGCGTCGATCGTGTCGTCAATTGAAACCATCTCGGGCACATAAACGATGGGGTTGATTTTCACGCCCGACCAATGCGTTGCCGGCTCTCTTCTTTTATTCATTCGATGTTCATAACGCCCGTGAACGACAGCCTCGGTGGTGTCTTTATGCGTTTCGTCGAGAAGGGTTCTGGCAGTCTTTTGCAGTCGTTTGGCTGTTTCGATTTTGGCTTTGGCCAGTTCATAGCGATTCTTGATGTCTTGATCGATATCCAGGAAGAAGACAAACGAGAACCAGCCGGTGCGCCAACGTTCTTCAAGGGTCAGTTCAATGTAATCGTCGATTTCATCGACCATGCGGACTGCCCCGTAGACCTGCGAGCCGATTGCCATGATTGCTCCGGCCGCCAGCCCGACCGGGCCAGCGGCCGAAAAACCTGCCATCGCGGCGGCGCCCAGTATGACGGTCATGGCCGCACTGGCGATGTTCAAGCCGCCGCTGACGTAATGATCCATCGCTTCTTTACCGGTTTTATTACTGGCTGCGCTGAACTCCCTGTAGGCGCTGTAAATATCGAACGGTAATGTCAGTGCGCCGCCGATTAACCCTCCTGAGCGGCTTAACTTGATCCCGGCGCTGGTTTTGGCAAAGTCCTTCAAGGCACCACTACTCGCCTCGATCATGCGTTGCCCCACTTTCGTGACGACCACATCAGTGATGATCGAGCCGACTTCTGTGCCGATACCAATGCTGTTGAAAATGATCTCATCCCGGTCATTTTTTTTTACGGCATCGTAAATCCCCCGTATGCCCATCAAGATTCCGAACGACTGAATACCAACGCTGGCGCCGACGGTGGAGAAACTCTTGATCGCCAGCCAACTCGGGTTGCTCTGCTTTGATGAATAACCCGGACGCAAGTCAAGCTTTTGTGCCAGATTCAGGAGTTGGCACATTTTCTTGCGGTAGCCGCTTTCGTCCACGTTGCCACCTGCTTCATCTCTGATGACCGGTGGGGCGGAAGGAGGGCGTACGCTGGACAATTCGAACAATAGCGAGGGCAACAGATAATCATCCCCGAACGTCGATACTTTCATACGCTTTTCAATTTCCGGATAACTGAGCTGCAAGGCGTTTATGAATGATCGACCGGGTGTTCGAAAATGCGTGTTGTTACCGGTCAGGGGCAAGCCGTCAATGGTCGCGCCCAAGGCATCGAGGCCCCGGCGAGTAATGGTGTAAGGGCCGATTTTAAAAGGGCCATACAGGTCGTCGAGCATCTTGAGCTGGCCGGGTTTGCGTCGTCCGCTTTCAGGCTTCGAGTGTTCGGGATCTTTATTGCGTTCCGGCTCGTAATCGAGCGTAGAAGAAGTACGCTCATTGGCATGCATGCCGATATCGGACACTTCGACAGAGTTTTCTTGTGTAATTAAATGATCAATGGCTTCAGGGACGGGCATGCGTACTTCCTTGTTCGCAAGGCGATGTTTATTTTTCGTAGATAAACAAGTTGAGTGAGGGGACGGAGTCCCCTTGGTGTTTCGGATCGGACGAGTTTGTTTTTCTGGTTCTCTTTAGTCTGCCTGGCACAGAGTTATTCAATTCTGCTGATGAACAGAGTCTTTTCCCCCAATAAGCCAGTGGTGCCGGTTCCCGCTAGATAAATGATCTTATTTGCTACGAGGTGACGTTCAAGGATTTGTTTGTCCTCAGGCCGTATTCTGTTTTTCAGTGCATCTTTCGTTAACCAGTTAACCGGGGAATCCGAAGGCAAATTACCGTAACGCCAGCTCGTGAACAGAATGAAAACGCTGTCAACTCCATATTGCTGGATCAGCAAGGCATCTGCTGCATGATTACGAAAGGTGCTGGAAACCTGGTAGCCGCTACTGCGCAGGATATCTCTGTACAGATCGCGATTGGATTGATTCTGGTTCCCGGACTGCCAGAGGTGGAATACGTTCGGGTCAATGTCGATTCGTTGCAGGCCTTCCGTGTGCGACAGGGGTATAGGCGTGGTGCCGGACACGTCTTTCGGGAGTGTGGCGAGGAGCATCAATGGATCACTCAGACCTTGATACGGGGTCATCCTGTTACTCGGGTATGTGGGGCGATTCTTCCAGAATCTGAACGTTTCGGACAATGATTGCACCCCGGCGCTCGAAAGTTCCGAATATTCATTGGCTCGTTGGAACATCTCTCGTGCAACTTTTTTGGCGGAATCATGGGAAAGATAACCAAACTGGTCACTGACGTACTGGGTCAGGCTTTTTTCAAATGGCACGCCGTCCAGAACTGCCCAAGTGCCAACACCGCGGTTCGCCCACTGACCCTCTGACCTTACCGCCACTCTGGGTTGCAGATTAGGGGTGGTCAGCAGTATGTATTCGAAAGCTTCGAAACGTGGGGCGGAAAAAAACGGATGCTTGATGTAGGCCAGAGTGTCAGTGGCATGCGTTGGCTGGCTGAGAATGCCTATGTACAAACCGTCGATGTAGACGGCGTCGCCCTTTACCGGTTTCGTCGGGCTGCCCCAGCTTTTCCAGACCTCTGAGGGACGTGCAGGAATGAGCGGATCGGCAAGCCTGGGGTCTTCAGAGGGGCGAGCGCGTTTACTTGGCCCGGGACCGATTTCCTCCGTTTGAATGAGCGGACGCGAACTGCCCGGTTGTGGATCGGCTTGCACATCCGTGGTTAGCCGCTTGACGCGCCAGAGGAATTGCCCAGGAGTCTGTTCCACCGTGATGTCGGGGACATTGGTTCTGGATTCGGAGGCCAGTTTGTATTCGCCTTGTCCGTTTCTGCGAACCAGGAACGTTCCCTCTGCGAGTTCGACGTAGAGTTGATCTCGTGGCCCTTTGCGAATGCCGTCCGCGGATTCGTGCGCGGCCGGCAGGGTGTTTGCCAGTTCCGGTGGGAGGGGGAAGATCCCTTGGGGTTCCCCGGGATGCACGCTTGCGTAGGAGGTATTTTCCTGCGCACCGCGGGCGGTGTACCACGGTGCTTCAATGCGCCACTGTGGCAGCCCTTCGATTTTTTTCAGAACCGGCGGGCTCACACCCGGCGCTTCGGGCCAGGGAATCTGATAGACACCGTCGGCATTGAGTTCTACCTGGTAATGACTGCCTTCTTCCAGATAGGCGTAGGTCTTGCCGTCCGGCGCTGTAAACAAGCCCTCTGCGGTTTCATGCGGTTTCAATGTATGGGCCTGTAGCCCGGGCAAGGTAATTTCCGCCAGCCTGGCATTGACTTCCGTAATCAGCGGATCAGTAATGTAA encodes:
- the uraH gene encoding hydroxyisourate hydrolase; the protein is MGRLTTHVLDAAHGCPGSSIKVELYRVEGSQLELVASAVTNSDGRVDAPLLQGDDYRTGVYQVQFHAGDYYRARGVQLPEPAFLDVVVLRFGISAEQDHYHVPLLISPYSYSTYRGS
- a CDS encoding calcium-binding protein, producing the protein MPVPEAIDHLITQENSVEVSDIGMHANERTSSTLDYEPERNKDPEHSKPESGRRKPGQLKMLDDLYGPFKIGPYTITRRGLDALGATIDGLPLTGNNTHFRTPGRSFINALQLSYPEIEKRMKVSTFGDDYLLPSLLFELSSVRPPSAPPVIRDEAGGNVDESGYRKKMCQLLNLAQKLDLRPGYSSKQSNPSWLAIKSFSTVGASVGIQSFGILMGIRGIYDAVKKNDRDEIIFNSIGIGTEVGSIITDVVVTKVGQRMIEASSGALKDFAKTSAGIKLSRSGGLIGGALTLPFDIYSAYREFSAASNKTGKEAMDHYVSGGLNIASAAMTVILGAAAMAGFSAAGPVGLAAGAIMAIGSQVYGAVRMVDEIDDYIELTLEERWRTGWFSFVFFLDIDQDIKNRYELAKAKIETAKRLQKTARTLLDETHKDTTEAVVHGRYEHRMNKRREPATHWSGVKINPIVYVPEMVSIDDTIDAGEGVTAQTPGAVLGIPGENKGVIWMIGDGNDSIVGVRKKPNTFYSGRGTKILSGGDKDDKFVAQYAAGLIQEYYLESGISTLKGGDGSDTLVMDGKQIYPAENRKYSIDLAAGTVEILSTKKSYSDKKYIHKTELESIENVYTLSGGSTIVTGTADSNIIMSRGRDTINAGAGDDTIYLLKDCTKAFGGPGKDFYHVALPEGWVCITEDGIDESQISLGWRRDHILGWKIIRNALALTLEFDFHYGRRSTLYIEDVYKKVDGQRQLINNKLTFVTRDGYHLRPDLPETIELEGDTEITAESLKDGYPERTVFLHESVCKVPTLQNTNYYVQRHNKHTQFITGSDPDSFYGTRIFLDFDSHELTSAHVAFATTPSSETNKFAKEGRINISCDFLFYFGEHLLHIVGYGQCLETTLELALPEIMDNTCTHGYMLVFRDKKSHTLILESEYAKPPAHYKHSNSASTLTSHDLRFPLRMHHKATFELPESSAFKLDHVPSCVNLKSVDALVAIDNIEGAGATYLVHLREHRVLRISTPGGLQSAAIRLNNSSTWELDATKIGKFKVILKDNQLHIGTVTIHLPDYGPEDLVDQIFVIGPKGVVHTVDLTFESVRIDSLDARYFEPLTGSQLPEELVPFARLQLRARNAFMKNGSRGTLRYSLQDRKWMLAEAGNSREVSYSDLHVAGRCKHQFANVPNAELSDE